The Candidatus Hydrogenedentota bacterium DNA segment ATCCTCCTGAGAGCGCGCGCCCGGCGCCTTCTTGATCGCCACGATCCCGGGCACGATCAGCAGCCGCGCGATGGGCGATGCTTGTTCGCGCCCGACAGGAAGCGCGCGCGCGCCGTGGTATTCTTTCGTGCGGTCAGACATTGCGACCTCGTCGATCCGTTCCTTCACGAAGCGCGGCAGCCCATGCCGTCCGTCCGGATGCCCATCGGCCCAGGCGGGCCAGTATCCGCAGCCCCAGTCCTCGATGCAATACCAGCCGCCGGGGCGCAGCCGCTCGTAAAACAGGGTTTCGTACGAGGCTTGCGTGGGCCCATATACGTGGGACGCGTCATCGAACACCACGTCCACAGGGCCGGCCCCAAAATGCGCCTCGATCGCCGTTCGCAAGAAACGCGGGTCATCCTGCGAGCCGATGGCGACGGACACGCGGTTGTCCGCGGCGTTCTTTCGCAGCCACTTGTACAACGCGCGCGGCGGTTTCCTGATGTCGACGCTGAGAATGCGCGCGGCGTGAAAATACCGCGCGAACAGGATCGTCGACCCGCCCCGGTGAATGCCCAGTTCGACGATACGCAACGGCGCGTCGCGTCTCGACCCGAGCAGTTCCTCATAGAACTTCAAATAATGAGCCGATTTCTCGACGGGAATGCACGCCCCCGTCTCGGCCGCGGCCTCCGCCAGCGTGCCGTGACGCACCGAGCCGTCGCTCATGGCGCGTCCACTGCCCCGGGGTCCGCGCCGACAAGAATGTCCACTTTCGGATCAAGCGCGCCGCCCGAGATGATGAGTTTCATGGCGTCTTCGACGCTCATGTCCACCGGCGTGATTTCGTCGGGCGAGAAGTAGAGCAGGAAACCGGAGGTGGGATTGGGCGTGGTCGGCACAAAGACCGCCGTGCGCGGCGCGCCGTGCACGCGCGCGACGGCGCCGTCTCCTTCCGCGGTGATAAAACCGACGGCCCAGATGCCGCGGCGGGGATACTCAACCAGCACTACTTCCTGGAACACGGCGCCGCGGCCCACGAACACGTCGCGCGTCTGTTGCACGGCGCGGTAGACCTTGTTAATCAGCGGGATCCGGTGCAGCACCAGTTCGCCGTAGTGGATGAGCCTGCGCGTGACAAGGTACCGCGCGAGAAGGCCCGTTGTCAGGAAAATCAGGATGGCCGTCAAAAGGCCCAGCCCCGGCGTGTATTGGACCAGCGTCAGAAACCTCAAAGAAGGAATCCGTTCTCCGAACTCGTTTCCATAGGCCACCACATAGCGAATGAAGCCCTCGAGCGCCCCCACGATACTCACGGCGGCCACCCACGTGATCCAGAGCGTCACGATGAGCGGCACCCAGACGAGCATGCCGGTAATCAAATAACGGCGCAAATGGAAGAAATAGCGGCGCCAGAAACCGAAAAAGCCTCGCTCGGAAGGTTCGCCATCGTTGCGCCGGATCCGTCTCAGCCGCGCCCGGCGCGGCGGCGCCGCGGGCGCGGGGTGCTGGCCGCCGGGGTCAGGCGTCTTTGACTTCTTTTTGCGCCGCATTGCTTCCTTCCCGCGGCAGCACCTCAAGCCGGATACTTGAAATGTGATGGGCCGCGCCCTCGAGCACCGTCACGCGATACCGGTCAAATTCGAGCACCTCGCCTTTCGCGGGAATGCGCCCCACGGCATGCATGATCCAGCCGGCGACGGTTTCGACTTCCTCGTCGCGCACGTCGAGTTCCATGGCCCGCGCCGCCGCCTCGAGTTCCATCCGCGCATCAATCACATAGGCATCCGGCCCGACCTTGCGGATGGACATGCCCACCTTGTCGAATTCGTCCTGAATATCGCCCAGAACTTCCTCGAGAATGTCTTCGATGGCAATCAATCCGTCTGTGCCGCCGTATTCGTCCGTGACGATCGCGATGTGCTGTCCGGCGCGGCGCATGGCTTTCAACAGGTCATCCAGTTTCATCGAGTCGGGTACATGCATCACGGACCGTACAAACCGGTCTATCGATTCGTTCTCCGGCGTCGCGTCCGTCAGCACGTCGAATGCGCTTACCACGCCCACGATCTCGTCGATGCTGTTCCCGTAGACGGGGATGCGCGTAAGGCCCGTGTCGGCGAAAAGCTGAACCAGTTCGCGCCGCGCCGCCGTGCGGGGCAATGCCTTCATGTCGATGCGCGGCACCATGACCTCGTTTGCCTGTTGCTGCTGCAGGTCGATGACCGAATGGATCATCTCCCGCTTCTCGGGTTCGAGCGTACCATGGTCCGCGCTTTCATCGACCAGCGACCGCACGTCCTCGACTGAGCTCATCAAGAGGCGGATATTGCGCACGCGCGTCTCGTCGCCGATCAGGCCGCGGAAGGGCCTGGCCAGCCACGTGATCGGCGTCACGAGAGGCCAGAGCAGGAACGCAAAAGCGCGCACAAGCGGCAGGAACAGCAGGGCCAGCCGCGTGGGATGTATGCGGAACATGCTCTTGGGCACTACTTCCGCGAAAATGAGGATGATCGGCGTGACCAGGAGCGCGGCGATGCTCGGGTTCGTCAGTTGCGTGAACGCAAAGGTGCTCGTCACCAGGGCCAGATTCGTGCCAATAAGCAGAAGCGTCAGCATATGGTCCGGCCGCTCCATGAACCGCAGGAGCGCGCGCGCGTTCAGGTTCTTTTCCTTTTCAGCCAGATAACGCACGCGGATCGGATTGCAGGCCACGAACCCCGTCTCATAGCCCGCAAAAAACGCGTTCAGCAACAGAGCCATAAAGAAAACGAACACCGTCGTAATCACGTCTGCTGCACCTCCTCGGTTCGTGCGGGCACCTTGATCAAGACGCGCGCTACGCGCTTGCGCTCCATCGTCTCCACCGTGTATTGCACACCTTCGTGCTCGACCTGGTCCCCCGCTTCCAGCACTTTCTCCGACAGGTCCATGAGAAAGCCCGCAACCGTCGTGTGCTCCTCGTCGCGGACGGGGATGCCCGTCAATTGCTCGAGTTCATCGAGCGGCAGGTTGCCCTCGACGCGATACAGTCCTTCGCCGACCGACTCGTAGTGCGGCTTCTGTTCGAGCGCTTCCTCCCCGATTTCCCCGACAATCTCGCGCAGCGCGTCCTGCAGCGTCACCAGCCCTTCCGTGCCGCCGTATTCGTCCACGACGATCGCAAGGTGCATGTGCATGCGCTGCGCCGTCTTGACGAACGCGGCGATAGACATGGTCTCCGGCACGAACAGCGGCTTGCGCAGCAGCGGCAGAATCGGGGCGCCGGTCTGGCCCGAGGTGAAGCCCGGCAACAGGTCTTTGGCGTACAGCACACCCGTGATGTGGTCGAGATTGTCGCGATACACGGGCATGCGCGCATATTCATGCTCGCGGAAGAGGTCCAGCGCCTCGCCGACGGTCGCGTCATCCGTCAGCGCAATGACGTCAGGCCGGGGAATCAGGATGTCGCGCACCATGACCTGGCCGAAGTCCAGAATACCCTGGATCATGCGGCGTTCATCCTCCTCGATCACGCCCACCGCCTCGCCCTCGGACAGGAGCGACTTGAACTCCTCGTCCGTCATGAACGGGGCAACACGCACGCGGCTGAAGCGCGTAACGCGAAACAAGAAACCCGTGAGAAGGATGATGCCGTCGCGCACCGGCGCCAGAATCCGGTCCACCAGGAAAATCGGGACCGCCGCGGTGCGGGCAAAGGCTTCGCTCTGCCAGACAACAATGATCTTGGGGAGGATCTCGCCAAACAGGACAAGGATGGCCGTGCTCAAAAACACGGCCACAGCGTACGCCGCCGCCACCGGTGCGCCCGTGAATACCGAACTGAAAAGCGCTTCCAGGCGAGGCGCGAGAACCACGCTCAAGAGCACGTTTACAATCGAATTGCCCATGAGAATAGTCGTGAGCAGATTGCCGGGGTGATCCAGCAAGTGCGCCGCGAGGCGGCTCAGCAGGTGGTCGCTCTCGCGCATGGCCCGCACACGCAGCTTGTGCAGCGAGAAAAACGCCACTTCCGTCGCCGAGAAGAAGGCGGAACAGGCCAGCAGAAAAAGAGAAAGCAGAATACGTTCCGGAGGGAAATGCGCGGACAGCGTTTCGCCGGAAACGGCGGAATCCACGGCCGGGGCCGCGGTCTCCGAAGAGGACACGGAACCGCCCACCGCGTTAACCAATAGCAGAGCCACAGCCACCCACAATCCGGTGACCACAAAGACCGCCACGGGCGAACGGGCGGAGCCGGATGGCTTAGGTCGGGCTGCGTCGCTAGTGTCTTCCAAGGGTACTTGCACCTCCGCGCCGCCTGACGCGTTCGCGCCGCAGATACCGCGCTTCCCGCGCGGCCATGGCGTCCGCCTGCGCGCATGTCGCATGATCATGCCCCAGCAAGTGCAGCAACCCGTGGCAAAACAGCAGCCGCACCTCCGCCCGCGCCGCCACGCCGTCGCCTCGCGACCGGCGCATCACCGTTTCGAGGGAAATCACGATGTCGCCGAGCGTGCGCGCGCCGTCCGGCTGCGGGACGTCCTGCCCGAATGACAAGACATCGGTGGGGCCGCGTTTCTTGCGGTACGCCCGGTTCAGACCGGCGATTTCGGCGTCGTCGCAAAAGAGCACGCTGACCTCGACCGTCCCCGTGCGGTTCTCGCCCGCGCAAACGCGCTCCGCAAGGCGCAACAGCACATCGCGCCGGTACGCCCTCTTGATCCGCGACTCGCTGCGAATGTCCAAGCGCACCTTCATCCCGCGCCTCCCGGCATCCGGATGATGTTCTGCGCGTCCTTGTCTTTCTTCATTTCCGGGTACGCAATACGCGTGTGCGACGCGCTGAGCACACGCTGCGTGAGCAGTGACGCAATCACGTTCAGGTCTTTCATGGTCAGGCCGCACTCGTCAAACTGGCCGTCGGCGGCCCGGATCGCGATGATCTTGTCGATGAACTCGCGCACGCGCTCTTCATTGGGATTCTTGATCGAGCGCACACCCGACTCAACCGCGTCGCAGATCATCAGGATCGCCGTCTCCCGGCGCTGCGGCTTCGGGCCGGGATAGCGGAAGTCCGCCTCGCACACTTCGCTGTGTTTCTGTTGTTCCTTCGCCTGCTGGTAGAAGAACCCGATCATTGTCGTGCCATGGTGTTCAAGGATGCCGTCGATAACCGGTTTCGGCAGGTGATACTCGCGCGCAAGTTCGACGCCGTACAACACGTGCGCGGCGATCGCGCGCGCGCTGAGCCGCGGCGTCAGCTCGTCGTGAATGTTGAAGCCTTTCTGGTTCTCCGTGAAGTATTCCGGCCGCCGCATCTTGCCGATGTCGTGATAATAAGCGCAGACGCGGGCCATCAAGCCATTCGCGCCCACCGCCTCAGACACCGCTTCCGCGAGTTGCCCCATCATGAGCGAGTGCGACCATGTCGCGGGCACCTCCATGGCGAGGCGGCCCAGGACCTCGTTGTTCAGGTCCGAGTATTCAAGCAACTGTATGTCCGTGGTGATGCCGAAGAGCCGCTCCAGCGGCGAGAGCACGCCTGGCACGAGAAACAGGCACAGGAAACCGTTCAGCCCGATCAGCAGCAGGTGCCGCGCCGCCGCCTCGCTGAAGACCGAATCCGTCGCGAGAATCAGCGCAAGCATCGTAAGCAGGCCGGCGAAAGTCGCCTTGAGCGTCGCCGCCGTCATGTCGCTGCGCCGGCGCACCTTGAAGATGCTGAACACGCCCGCCAGGGACATGCCCATCGCGAGCACCGCAACACGCCAATCGTAGCCGTACTGCGCGGAGACGAGTCCCGCCACCACCACCGTGAAAAGCGCCGCGAGACGGACGTTGATGAGTATCGCATAGAGGATAGCCGCGGCCGCCACCGGCAGCAGAAAACCGGACGGGTCGAAGTAGTACGCTATGCGGCCCGCGAGCAGGATGCCGCACAGGAGCAGCAATCCAACGTAGAGTTGTTTGTCCTGTTCGGCAGGCGATTCGGCCCCAAACAGCGTGATGGCGCGGCGCAGGCATGCCAAGGCAAGCAACCCGAGAATCACGTGCGCGGCAATCGTGGTGTGCAGACGCGCGGCCGGCCGCTGATGAAGCTGGAGCTTTTCCAGGTAGGTGCGGACGTCCGACCGCGATTGCGCCGTCCAACGTTCGCCCTCATCCTGGATGATTTCATGGGCCTGGATCTCTTTCATGACCGGCTCTACGGCATTGCCGGCCTGCTGGCGCGCGTTCCGGGTGGCGTCTTCGTCCAGGTACAGCGTGTCCGACAGCGCGGGCGCGGTCACCGCAAGGGCGGCGTCACTCAATTTGCCCCAGTCGAAATCGGGGTCTCCCTGTTCGCGCGCGAACAGCTTGGCGGAATTCTCCAGCCGCTCGCCAAGCAATTCGGCGGCCTGACTCGGATTCGGAACGGAGGCCAGCGCCTGCTCGTCGCTGAGTTGCTGGCCCGCGGCGGCGTCATCGCGCAAAATGACTACGCGCCGTTCCAGCAGGTCGGGCGCAAGCTCGGCGTTTCGAACGCCTTGGCTCAGGACAAACTCCAGGTCCTCCCGCGCCATGCGCGCCAGCGCTTCGCCCGCGCCGAAGGAGAACGGCGCACTGGTCTCGGGGTTCAGCGCGACGACCTTCCTCGCTTCCGCCGCCCCGGTCTCGCTGTTCGCCGCCTCTTCCGGCTCCGCGAATACGCGGTCCGGAAGCGAGAACAGGTCCGGCGTCAGCCAGGACGCCAGCATGGCCGGCTCCGGCGCATCGGGCGGCAGCGCGTCCGGGCCAAGCCCCGCGATGTATTCCGATACCGCGGCGGCTACCACCTCCTTCGGCGTCTGCGCCGACGTAGAAGCACGCAGCCCTGCGAGTATCCGGGCCGACACGCCGGGCCAATGCGCGCGAATCGCGGTTATCCGCTCCTCGACGCGCGCCAGCTGCTCGCGAACGCGGTCCCGCCGCACCCGATACGTGTAGGGCACTTTCGCGGCCGCGGCGGCGCGCGCCTGCTCCGTCTTCTCGAGGTCCACCGATTCAAAGAAGAACGCCGCCTGAAACCGCTCCGTTGATACGATTTGCTTGTCGAT contains these protein-coding regions:
- a CDS encoding class I SAM-dependent methyltransferase is translated as MSDGSVRHGTLAEAAAETGACIPVEKSAHYLKFYEELLGSRRDAPLRIVELGIHRGGSTILFARYFHAARILSVDIRKPPRALYKWLRKNAADNRVSVAIGSQDDPRFLRTAIEAHFGAGPVDVVFDDASHVYGPTQASYETLFYERLRPGGWYCIEDWGCGYWPAWADGHPDGRHGLPRFVKERIDEVAMSDRTKEYHGARALPVGREQASPIARLLIVPGIVAIKKAPGARSQED
- a CDS encoding DUF502 domain-containing protein; amino-acid sequence: MRRKKKSKTPDPGGQHPAPAAPPRRARLRRIRRNDGEPSERGFFGFWRRYFFHLRRYLITGMLVWVPLIVTLWITWVAAVSIVGALEGFIRYVVAYGNEFGERIPSLRFLTLVQYTPGLGLLTAILIFLTTGLLARYLVTRRLIHYGELVLHRIPLINKVYRAVQQTRDVFVGRGAVFQEVVLVEYPRRGIWAVGFITAEGDGAVARVHGAPRTAVFVPTTPNPTSGFLLYFSPDEITPVDMSVEDAMKLIISGGALDPKVDILVGADPGAVDAP
- a CDS encoding HlyC/CorC family transporter, which produces MITTVFVFFMALLLNAFFAGYETGFVACNPIRVRYLAEKEKNLNARALLRFMERPDHMLTLLLIGTNLALVTSTFAFTQLTNPSIAALLVTPIILIFAEVVPKSMFRIHPTRLALLFLPLVRAFAFLLWPLVTPITWLARPFRGLIGDETRVRNIRLLMSSVEDVRSLVDESADHGTLEPEKREMIHSVIDLQQQQANEVMVPRIDMKALPRTAARRELVQLFADTGLTRIPVYGNSIDEIVGVVSAFDVLTDATPENESIDRFVRSVMHVPDSMKLDDLLKAMRRAGQHIAIVTDEYGGTDGLIAIEDILEEVLGDIQDEFDKVGMSIRKVGPDAYVIDARMELEAAARAMELDVRDEEVETVAGWIMHAVGRIPAKGEVLEFDRYRVTVLEGAAHHISSIRLEVLPREGSNAAQKEVKDA
- a CDS encoding HlyC/CorC family transporter, which produces MALLLVNAVGGSVSSSETAAPAVDSAVSGETLSAHFPPERILLSLFLLACSAFFSATEVAFFSLHKLRVRAMRESDHLLSRLAAHLLDHPGNLLTTILMGNSIVNVLLSVVLAPRLEALFSSVFTGAPVAAAYAVAVFLSTAILVLFGEILPKIIVVWQSEAFARTAAVPIFLVDRILAPVRDGIILLTGFLFRVTRFSRVRVAPFMTDEEFKSLLSEGEAVGVIEEDERRMIQGILDFGQVMVRDILIPRPDVIALTDDATVGEALDLFREHEYARMPVYRDNLDHITGVLYAKDLLPGFTSGQTGAPILPLLRKPLFVPETMSIAAFVKTAQRMHMHLAIVVDEYGGTEGLVTLQDALREIVGEIGEEALEQKPHYESVGEGLYRVEGNLPLDELEQLTGIPVRDEEHTTVAGFLMDLSEKVLEAGDQVEHEGVQYTVETMERKRVARVLIKVPARTEEVQQT
- the ybeY gene encoding rRNA maturation RNase YbeY, which produces MKVRLDIRSESRIKRAYRRDVLLRLAERVCAGENRTGTVEVSVLFCDDAEIAGLNRAYRKKRGPTDVLSFGQDVPQPDGARTLGDIVISLETVMRRSRGDGVAARAEVRLLFCHGLLHLLGHDHATCAQADAMAAREARYLRRERVRRRGGASTLGRH
- a CDS encoding HDIG domain-containing protein, whose amino-acid sequence is MIGRFAQKKARLGAFAQRASANGDSGRARERYLRRTALGAALVVIVFAVTRVPEQQPQSLDRNIDKQIVSTERFQAAFFFESVDLEKTEQARAAAAAKVPYTYRVRRDRVREQLARVEERITAIRAHWPGVSARILAGLRASTSAQTPKEVVAAAVSEYIAGLGPDALPPDAPEPAMLASWLTPDLFSLPDRVFAEPEEAANSETGAAEARKVVALNPETSAPFSFGAGEALARMAREDLEFVLSQGVRNAELAPDLLERRVVILRDDAAAGQQLSDEQALASVPNPSQAAELLGERLENSAKLFAREQGDPDFDWGKLSDAALAVTAPALSDTLYLDEDATRNARQQAGNAVEPVMKEIQAHEIIQDEGERWTAQSRSDVRTYLEKLQLHQRPAARLHTTIAAHVILGLLALACLRRAITLFGAESPAEQDKQLYVGLLLLCGILLAGRIAYYFDPSGFLLPVAAAAILYAILINVRLAALFTVVVAGLVSAQYGYDWRVAVLAMGMSLAGVFSIFKVRRRSDMTAATLKATFAGLLTMLALILATDSVFSEAAARHLLLIGLNGFLCLFLVPGVLSPLERLFGITTDIQLLEYSDLNNEVLGRLAMEVPATWSHSLMMGQLAEAVSEAVGANGLMARVCAYYHDIGKMRRPEYFTENQKGFNIHDELTPRLSARAIAAHVLYGVELAREYHLPKPVIDGILEHHGTTMIGFFYQQAKEQQKHSEVCEADFRYPGPKPQRRETAILMICDAVESGVRSIKNPNEERVREFIDKIIAIRAADGQFDECGLTMKDLNVIASLLTQRVLSASHTRIAYPEMKKDKDAQNIIRMPGGAG